A genomic region of Chryseobacterium sp. KACC 21268 contains the following coding sequences:
- a CDS encoding HopJ type III effector protein, with product MIFEQLEKSAGEIQFKDVIAFIDEHYDFTPTKFTNGNTVNEADQNNGSCKVFSFAKLNALSKEETLALFGDFYRTDVLQNPDGDDHQNIRNFMTFGWDGISFEGEALKRK from the coding sequence ATGATATTTGAACAATTAGAAAAATCAGCGGGCGAGATTCAATTCAAAGATGTTATTGCATTCATCGATGAACATTACGATTTTACGCCTACTAAATTTACAAATGGAAACACAGTGAATGAAGCCGACCAGAACAATGGCTCTTGCAAGGTTTTCAGTTTTGCAAAGTTGAATGCGCTTTCTAAGGAAGAGACTTTGGCTTTGTTCGGCGACTTTTACAGAACAGATGTTTTGCAGAATCCGGACGGTGATGATCATCAGAATATCCGAAACTTTATGACGTTTGGTTGGGATGGGATTTCGTTTGAGGGTGAAGCTTTGAAGAGAAAGTAG
- a CDS encoding WYL domain-containing protein, translating to MSSNKNALIRYKTLDKCLKNKYKKYTLEDLMEECSEALFEFEGKESFVSKRTVQLDLQNMRSEKFGYEAPIEVYERRYYRYSDPDYSIHQISVNENDLKAMNNAVQILKQFKDFSMFKEMNGVIQKLEDSIQSTTQKSIIHLDKNEQLKGLEHIDILYESILNKNVLKICYKSFKAREMNILTVHPQLLKEYNNRWFLICYHKNSIMNLALDRMEEIEIDDKTEYIDKDFNADRYFGEVIGATVSETQRPQNVIFHITKKHAPYVKTKPFHHSQVIMEEDENGTTFKICVQLNFELERMILGMGEFIKVLAPRKLKQRIAKSLKLASENYISETEN from the coding sequence ATGTCTTCGAATAAAAACGCTTTAATCCGTTACAAAACTCTGGACAAATGTCTGAAGAACAAGTACAAAAAATACACTTTGGAAGATCTGATGGAGGAATGTTCCGAAGCTTTGTTTGAATTTGAAGGCAAAGAATCTTTTGTGAGTAAACGGACCGTTCAGCTCGATCTGCAGAATATGCGAAGTGAGAAGTTCGGTTATGAAGCGCCAATTGAGGTTTATGAAAGAAGATATTATCGATACAGTGATCCTGATTATAGCATTCATCAGATCTCAGTCAATGAAAATGATCTGAAGGCGATGAACAATGCGGTGCAGATCCTGAAGCAATTTAAAGATTTTTCGATGTTCAAAGAGATGAATGGAGTGATCCAAAAACTAGAAGATTCGATACAGTCGACGACTCAAAAATCCATCATTCATCTGGATAAAAATGAGCAGTTGAAAGGCTTGGAGCATATTGATATTTTGTATGAAAGTATTCTGAACAAAAACGTTTTGAAAATCTGTTACAAGAGTTTCAAGGCAAGGGAAATGAATATTCTGACCGTTCATCCGCAATTATTAAAGGAATACAATAACCGTTGGTTTCTCATCTGTTATCACAAGAACAGCATTATGAATCTCGCTTTGGATAGGATGGAGGAAATTGAAATCGATGATAAAACGGAATATATCGACAAGGATTTCAATGCTGACCGTTATTTTGGAGAAGTGATTGGTGCGACCGTTTCGGAAACTCAAAGGCCTCAGAATGTGATTTTCCACATTACCAAAAAACACGCACCTTATGTGAAAACCAAGCCATTTCACCACAGTCAAGTGATTATGGAGGAAGATGAAAATGGAACCACTTTCAAGATCTGTGTCCAGCTGAATTTTGAGTTGGAAAGAATGATCCTTGGAATGGGAGAATTCATTAAAGTTTTGGCACCGAGGAAGTTGAAGCAGAGAATTGCGAAAAGTCTAAAGTTAGCGAGTGAAAATTACATTTCTGAAACGGAAAATTAA
- a CDS encoding DEAD/DEAH box helicase: MSFESLGLSSNIISSIKKLGYLKPFPIQEQAIPVILEGKDLIGIAQTGSGKTACFVMPILEKLQNTEVKKDRNVQVLILVPTRELAIQIDEVFRAFTDNLKRDVRTMAVYGGVSINPQMKGMFGVEVLIATPGRLLDLIDHNALSISGIQHLVIDEADKMFQLGFGDEMNKLFGLMPAMKQTTLFSATLDDKVSEMKQRLSINPTLIEIKKEEVTIDDIEQLAYHVSPENKGPFLRYLIKEKKVEKALIFVSSTKSADNLVEKLKKNKIKAVAIHSQKSQGARRNNLEEFKVNGAQILVATDLIGRGIHIDALPCVINYELPRSPLDYIHRIGRTGRAGEKGTAISILTDDELQHFRVIQKKMGKKVTLQRTEGINLRGY, encoded by the coding sequence ATGTCATTCGAGTCGTTAGGATTATCAAGCAATATTATTAGTTCTATAAAAAAGTTAGGTTATCTGAAGCCGTTTCCAATCCAAGAGCAAGCGATTCCGGTGATTTTAGAAGGAAAAGATTTGATAGGAATTGCGCAAACTGGTTCTGGAAAAACGGCTTGTTTCGTAATGCCGATTTTAGAAAAACTTCAAAATACGGAAGTGAAAAAAGACCGTAACGTTCAAGTTTTGATATTGGTTCCGACGCGCGAATTGGCGATTCAAATTGACGAAGTTTTCCGAGCTTTCACAGATAATCTAAAACGTGACGTTCGCACGATGGCAGTTTACGGCGGAGTTTCCATCAATCCACAAATGAAAGGAATGTTTGGTGTAGAAGTCTTAATTGCGACTCCTGGACGTCTATTGGATTTGATTGACCACAATGCGTTGAGCATTTCTGGAATCCAACATTTGGTGATAGACGAAGCGGACAAAATGTTCCAATTGGGTTTTGGCGACGAGATGAACAAGCTTTTCGGTTTGATGCCTGCGATGAAACAAACGACTTTGTTTTCAGCGACTTTGGATGATAAAGTTTCTGAGATGAAACAGCGTCTTTCCATTAATCCCACATTGATTGAAATTAAAAAAGAAGAAGTTACCATTGATGATATTGAGCAATTGGCTTATCACGTTTCTCCGGAAAACAAAGGACCGTTTTTAAGATATTTGATTAAAGAAAAAAAGGTTGAGAAAGCATTAATCTTTGTTTCATCCACAAAATCTGCGGATAATCTGGTTGAAAAACTAAAGAAAAATAAAATAAAAGCAGTTGCGATTCACAGTCAGAAATCGCAAGGCGCAAGACGAAATAATTTGGAAGAATTCAAAGTAAACGGTGCGCAAATTTTGGTTGCAACGGATTTGATTGGTCGAGGAATTCACATTGATGCTTTGCCTTGCGTCATTAATTACGAACTGCCACGTTCGCCTCTGGATTACATTCACAGAATTGGTAGAACGGGGCGAGCTGGTGAAAAAGGAACAGCAATCAGCATTTTGACCGATGACGAATTGCAACATTTCCGCGTCATTCAAAAGAAAATGGGAAAGAAAGTCACACTTCAAAGAACAGAAGGAATTAATCTACGCGGTTATTAA
- a CDS encoding MepB family protein, translated as MINEIEKLDNLIFKALNYHLSEIDPDKESEEYIGFNFRINCIKIKFRKSKLTPKKIGQFVTFWKRDQDKKTVPFDVNDDFDFYIVLMEENENAGFFIFSKSILEKQDLISSQLKTGKRGFRVYSDWQFPISKQAEKTKLWQTRYFINLSDTENSILEKFETILNSKNH; from the coding sequence ATGATAAATGAAATAGAAAAACTTGATAATCTGATTTTCAAAGCTTTGAACTATCATCTCTCAGAAATAGATCCTGACAAAGAATCTGAGGAATATATTGGTTTTAATTTTAGAATTAATTGCATTAAGATCAAATTCAGAAAGTCAAAATTGACGCCTAAGAAAATTGGACAATTCGTTACATTTTGGAAGCGAGATCAGGACAAGAAAACAGTTCCTTTTGATGTAAATGATGATTTTGATTTCTATATTGTTTTAATGGAAGAAAATGAGAATGCTGGATTTTTCATCTTTTCAAAATCGATTTTAGAAAAACAAGACCTAATTTCCAGTCAATTGAAAACCGGAAAACGCGGTTTTAGAGTTTACTCGGACTGGCAGTTTCCAATCAGCAAACAAGCTGAGAAAACCAAACTTTGGCAAACACGATATTTCATTAACTTATCTGATACAGAAAATTCGATCCTTGAGAAATTTGAAACCATCTTGAATTCTAAAAATCACTAG
- a CDS encoding S46 family peptidase, whose translation MKRKILLSALLLPAVMAFGQQYGGMWIPTELNEKEMKSLGMKISAKDIFNTDKASIKDAVVQFDGGCTAEVISPKGLLLTNHHCGYDNIQSHSTVENDLLTNGFWAKDMTGELPNPGVTVDFITDIKEVTAQILPGTENLTGADLIKKINENIEAYKKAQKTESYQTISVRSMYYGNKFYAYVIETFKDIRLVGAPPSAIGKYGSDTDNWVWPRHTGDFSMFRIYADKNNKPAEYSKDNIPYTPKHFLPISVKDKKEDDFTFVFGFPGRTTEYLPAIAVEKIMTETDPAMIAVRDVALKTLDEKMRTNAATKIQYASKYARVANYWKKWIGEVEGLKKSNAVEKKRQYEQTLISKNPAIKPTIDGLNQKYSEQAPYSLHRAYYSEIARNSETFTLANIYSNYIRDYEAGKVDAKYLESLKSRLTEFYKDYDAELDAKVTAKILALYADKTPAQFLPKDFEQLKDANKNLGMMESVSKMSIITGRGNINGTKANDVNKFFTDQKVLVDNLKKDPFIQMFGIFKSSYLATTDAKVNSLQTDIDALQKKFMAQQMETDKDRKFFPDANSTLRVTYGQVKGSDPRDAVSYGYQTHLAGVMEKYIPGDYEFDLPKKLISLYNTKDYGVYKDKTGDVPVNFTATNHTTGGNSGSPALDAYGNLIGLNFDRQWEGTMSDINYDPKLCRNIMVDTKYILFVIDKYADSKWLLNEMKIVK comes from the coding sequence ATGAAAAGAAAAATCCTTCTATCAGCCCTGCTTCTTCCAGCTGTCATGGCTTTTGGCCAGCAATACGGCGGAATGTGGATCCCGACGGAACTTAATGAAAAAGAAATGAAAAGCCTGGGAATGAAGATTTCGGCAAAAGACATCTTCAATACGGATAAAGCGAGTATCAAAGATGCTGTGGTGCAATTTGACGGTGGCTGTACAGCCGAGGTGATTTCCCCAAAAGGGTTGTTGCTTACCAATCACCATTGTGGTTATGATAACATCCAATCCCACTCCACGGTTGAAAATGACCTTTTAACAAATGGCTTCTGGGCAAAAGATATGACCGGCGAATTGCCAAATCCTGGCGTCACGGTTGACTTTATCACAGACATCAAAGAAGTGACTGCTCAAATCCTTCCAGGAACAGAAAACCTGACGGGCGCTGATCTGATTAAGAAAATCAACGAAAATATTGAAGCTTATAAAAAAGCTCAAAAAACAGAATCTTACCAAACTATTTCTGTGAGATCTATGTATTACGGGAATAAGTTTTATGCTTATGTTATCGAGACTTTCAAGGATATCCGTTTGGTGGGTGCACCACCTTCCGCCATTGGAAAATATGGTTCGGACACAGACAACTGGGTTTGGCCAAGACATACAGGAGATTTCTCTATGTTCAGAATTTATGCTGATAAAAACAACAAACCTGCAGAATACTCCAAAGATAATATTCCTTACACACCGAAACATTTCCTTCCGATTTCCGTAAAAGATAAGAAAGAAGATGATTTCACTTTCGTATTTGGATTCCCGGGAAGAACGACAGAATATCTGCCTGCTATTGCTGTGGAGAAAATTATGACAGAGACAGATCCTGCAATGATTGCAGTGCGCGATGTTGCTCTGAAAACTTTGGATGAGAAAATGAGAACCAATGCTGCAACTAAAATTCAATATGCTTCAAAGTATGCAAGAGTTGCTAACTATTGGAAAAAATGGATTGGCGAGGTGGAAGGTCTCAAAAAATCCAATGCCGTTGAAAAGAAAAGACAATACGAGCAGACTTTAATTTCTAAAAATCCAGCAATCAAACCGACTATTGACGGTCTAAATCAAAAATACAGCGAACAAGCTCCATACAGCCTTCATAGAGCCTACTACTCCGAGATTGCAAGAAATTCTGAAACGTTCACTTTAGCCAATATCTATTCCAATTACATTCGCGATTACGAAGCAGGAAAAGTAGATGCAAAATATTTGGAATCATTAAAGTCCAGATTGACAGAATTCTATAAAGATTATGATGCAGAATTAGATGCAAAAGTGACAGCAAAAATACTTGCTCTGTATGCTGACAAAACACCCGCACAATTTTTACCGAAAGATTTTGAGCAGCTAAAAGATGCCAATAAAAATCTTGGAATGATGGAAAGTGTTTCCAAAATGTCAATCATCACAGGCCGAGGAAATATCAATGGAACAAAAGCCAATGATGTCAACAAATTTTTTACAGATCAAAAAGTCTTGGTTGATAATCTGAAAAAGGATCCATTCATCCAGATGTTTGGAATTTTTAAAAGTTCCTATTTAGCGACAACAGATGCAAAAGTAAATTCTCTACAGACTGATATTGATGCTTTACAAAAGAAATTTATGGCGCAGCAGATGGAAACGGATAAGGACAGAAAATTCTTCCCAGATGCTAATTCTACATTGCGTGTAACTTATGGACAGGTGAAAGGTTCAGATCCAAGAGATGCTGTTTCTTATGGCTATCAAACGCATCTTGCTGGTGTGATGGAAAAATATATTCCGGGTGATTATGAATTTGATTTGCCTAAAAAATTAATCAGTCTTTACAACACCAAGGATTACGGTGTTTACAAAGATAAAACTGGCGATGTTCCTGTGAACTTTACAGCTACCAACCATACAACCGGTGGAAACTCCGGAAGTCCTGCTTTGGATGCTTACGGAAACCTCATCGGTCTTAACTTTGACAGACAATGGGAAGGTACAATGAGTGACATCAATTATGATCCTAAACTGTGCAGAAACATTATGGTTGATACGAAGTACATTCTGTTTGTTATTGATAAATATGCGGACTCAAAATGGTTGCTGAACGAGATGAAAATCGTGAAGTAA
- a CDS encoding hotdog domain-containing protein, whose protein sequence is MNYHTRKWIKPEDLNPNHSLFGGRLLQWIDEEAALYAIIQLENSRTVTKYISEINFVSSAKQGDIIEIGIEAVEFGRSSLTLRCEVRNKMTHQKIITIERLVFVALDEDGNPKPHGKTTIEYVEDRLNVKNTSAGNQPL, encoded by the coding sequence ATGAATTACCACACCAGAAAATGGATAAAACCGGAAGACCTAAACCCAAATCATTCACTTTTCGGAGGTAGATTGCTGCAATGGATAGATGAAGAGGCAGCGCTTTACGCCATTATTCAATTGGAAAATTCGAGGACAGTTACCAAATATATCTCGGAAATCAACTTTGTGAGTTCTGCAAAGCAAGGTGACATCATTGAGATTGGGATTGAAGCAGTAGAATTCGGGAGATCATCTTTGACATTGCGATGCGAGGTTAGAAATAAAATGACGCATCAAAAGATTATTACCATCGAAAGACTAGTTTTTGTAGCCTTGGACGAAGATGGAAATCCTAAACCGCACGGTAAAACCACAATAGAATATGTAGAGGATCGATTGAATGTCAAGAATACATCTGCAGGAAATCAACCCTTATAA
- a CDS encoding carbon-nitrogen hydrolase, producing the protein MSKVKIGTVQMSCVADKQQNLDKAIEKIREAAAKGAQIVCLQELFTSLYFCDVEDYDNFDLAEAIPGPSTDALSPVAKELGVVIIASLFEKRAQGLYHNTTAVIDADGTYLGKYRKMHIPDDPAFYEKFYFTPGDLGYKIFPTKFGKVGILICWDQWYPEASRITALMGADIMFYPTAIGWDTTQDEETNQDQYNAWQTIQRSHSVANGLPVVSVNRVGYEQDGAMKFWGGSFVTNAQGKLLYMASHDKEEVEVTEVDLAQTDYMRKHWPFLRDRRIETYSPITKRFIDED; encoded by the coding sequence ATGTCAAAAGTTAAAATCGGAACTGTTCAGATGTCTTGCGTTGCAGACAAGCAGCAAAATCTGGACAAAGCCATTGAAAAAATAAGAGAGGCCGCAGCTAAAGGAGCACAAATCGTTTGTTTGCAAGAGCTTTTCACATCCTTATATTTCTGCGATGTCGAAGATTACGACAACTTCGACTTGGCAGAAGCTATTCCTGGACCTTCAACAGATGCTTTGTCTCCTGTTGCAAAGGAATTGGGCGTTGTCATCATCGCTTCATTATTTGAGAAAAGAGCTCAGGGACTTTACCATAATACAACCGCAGTGATTGATGCAGACGGAACTTATCTTGGTAAATATCGAAAAATGCACATTCCGGATGATCCCGCTTTCTATGAGAAGTTCTATTTCACGCCAGGTGATCTGGGCTATAAGATTTTCCCGACGAAATTTGGAAAAGTTGGTATCCTGATCTGTTGGGATCAATGGTATCCGGAAGCATCAAGAATCACAGCTTTGATGGGTGCTGATATTATGTTCTACCCAACAGCGATTGGTTGGGACACAACTCAAGATGAAGAAACAAACCAAGACCAATACAACGCTTGGCAAACCATTCAACGTTCTCACTCGGTTGCAAACGGACTTCCCGTAGTTTCTGTAAATAGAGTAGGCTACGAGCAAGATGGCGCGATGAAATTCTGGGGCGGAAGTTTTGTTACAAATGCTCAAGGAAAATTATTATATATGGCTTCTCACGACAAAGAAGAAGTGGAAGTGACAGAAGTTGACCTGGCACAAACAGATTATATGAGAAAGCACTGGCCATTCTTGAGAGACAGAAGGATTGAGACATATTCGCCGATTACAAAACGTTTTATTGACGAGGATTAA
- a CDS encoding agmatine deiminase family protein, which produces MTIDKDFNPLESGYTFPAEWEEHEATWLSWPHKEESWPERIDLIYPAYAKFITELTKGEFVCINVKDQEMQAFAMKHISKAGADISKVEFYFHETNDAWCRDHGPAFLVNKDGEEPQKIIVDWGFNAWGGKYPPFELDDVIPTKIAEEKGLPVLYPGIIMEGGSVEFNGAGTVLTSRSCLLNENRNPHLSQEEVEDYLKKYYGQKQVLWVDDGIIGDDTDGHVDDTIRFVNEDTVLTVIEDNKEDDNYEILQTNLRQLKEMKLLDGRPLNIIELPMPDPVYCDGQRLPASYANFYIANKSVIVPTYNCDKDQVALDIIQKCFPEREVVGIDSTDIIWGLGSFHCLSQQEPLV; this is translated from the coding sequence ATGACAATAGATAAAGATTTCAATCCATTAGAAAGTGGATACACTTTCCCAGCAGAATGGGAAGAGCACGAAGCAACCTGGCTTTCTTGGCCACACAAAGAGGAATCCTGGCCGGAAAGAATAGATTTGATCTATCCAGCTTACGCCAAATTCATTACAGAACTCACGAAAGGTGAATTTGTTTGCATCAATGTAAAAGATCAGGAAATGCAGGCTTTCGCAATGAAACATATTTCCAAAGCCGGCGCTGATATTTCGAAAGTCGAATTTTATTTCCACGAAACGAATGACGCTTGGTGCAGAGATCACGGTCCTGCTTTCTTGGTTAATAAAGACGGAGAAGAGCCTCAGAAAATTATTGTAGATTGGGGATTCAATGCGTGGGGCGGAAAATATCCACCATTCGAGTTGGATGATGTCATTCCAACCAAAATTGCTGAAGAAAAAGGATTGCCAGTTCTTTATCCAGGAATTATAATGGAAGGTGGTTCGGTTGAATTCAACGGCGCTGGAACGGTTTTAACTTCCAGATCTTGTTTGCTTAATGAAAATAGAAATCCACATCTTTCTCAGGAAGAAGTAGAAGATTATCTAAAAAAATATTACGGACAAAAACAAGTCCTTTGGGTAGATGATGGCATTATTGGCGATGATACAGACGGACACGTGGACGATACGATCAGATTCGTAAATGAAGACACCGTTCTAACGGTTATTGAAGACAATAAAGAAGATGACAATTACGAGATCCTTCAAACCAACCTTCGTCAATTAAAAGAAATGAAATTGTTGGACGGAAGACCTCTCAATATCATCGAACTTCCAATGCCAGATCCAGTTTATTGCGATGGACAAAGATTACCAGCGTCTTACGCCAATTTCTACATCGCCAACAAATCTGTGATCGTTCCAACCTACAATTGCGACAAGGATCAAGTTGCTTTGGACATCATCCAAAAATGTTTCCCGGAAAGGGAAGTGGTTGGCATAGATTCCACAGATATTATTTGGGGCTTGGGAAGTTTCCACTGCCTCAGTCAACAAGAACCTTTGGTTTAA